In the genome of Saccharomonospora viridis DSM 43017, one region contains:
- the pglX gene encoding BREX-2 system adenine-specific DNA-methyltransferase PglX, translating to MAVRGADLGELVKDLRRQVTVLEDDLRARAQEVPEFHTPLRAEYDEAYKRERTAATWESWLDQRVTQVAAAWVLGTVFVRFCEDNGLIQWPFIAGPGERLVDAEERHEAYFREHPQDNDRDWIVAAFNHLSEAHPTAAGLFDARFNPLWEITPSFEAATELLQFWRRRGDDGEIRYDFTDPEWDTRFLGDLYQDLSEHARKTYALLQTPEFVEEFILDLTLEPAVEEFGLADLRTIDPACGSGHFLLGLFRRILTKWREVEPGTDQWELIQRTLASVHGCDKNPFAVSIARFRMLVAVLREANAMRLDQAPQFPINIAVGDSLMHGRGAPGIQGELFALDEPHTYTTEDVNEYVRSCDLLGKGSYHVVVGNPPYITVKDKQENKNYRDRYDACSGTYALSVPFAQRLFQLAIRRDGSERDAGYVGQITANSFMKREFGKKLIEQFFKTVNLTHVIDTSGAYIPGHGTPTVILVGRNHSYRQDEPVRAVLGVRGEPSQPEDPSKGLVWSAIVEQLCEPGSESEWVAVDDLERARFSVFPWSLSGGGAAPLFEDIDQHPVKLGDRVKSIGRTTATGADDVFLLPERKVAERLGFSESVRTLIVGDSVRDFRVSGAVYVYSPYSDFSNESVVDADSSLVTHLLWPFRHVLSRRVIFGKGLQESGSPWYVHLENYPSKLKVRCGIGFAFVATHNHFVLDRQGFLFNRTAPVIKLPEEAGEDEHLELLGVLNSSTACFWLKQVCHNKGNGADSKGARTTAVPWEDFYEFTGTKLQEFPLPAVLPLDLGRALDSLAQDLAAHEPSAVAEASTPTRARLDAARAEHTRIRGRMIALQEELDWTVYHSYGLLDDAERARLTAPDLDTVPEIRLGERAFEIVLARKMAAGEAETAWFERHGSTPVTEIPAHWPDWYRQIVQARIDVIEKRRDIGLIERPECKRRWASETWERKEADALRTWLLDRCERRDLWFGLRDGFSQPRTLTVNQLADQFRDDADMHAVAALYASDHLGKPDLPLARVLETIIADQHVPYLAALRYKDSGLRKRAQWEQVWEKQREEDRTGQRLDIPVPPKYTSADFRKTSYWTHRGKLDVPKERFISYPDASPDADPSLLLGWAGWDHKDQAQALVNLINDRTADAGWETERLTPLLAGLAEVMPWVRQWHGEYDEEWEGVPADEYQAFLDEQRTKHQLTEDDLKNWRPAPTRRGRRGTAKETQQ from the coding sequence GTGGCAGTGCGTGGGGCTGACCTGGGTGAGCTGGTGAAGGACCTGCGCAGGCAGGTCACCGTGCTCGAAGACGATCTGCGGGCGCGGGCCCAGGAGGTGCCGGAGTTCCACACCCCGCTGCGCGCCGAGTACGACGAGGCGTACAAGCGGGAGCGCACGGCGGCGACGTGGGAGTCGTGGCTTGATCAGCGGGTGACGCAGGTGGCTGCGGCGTGGGTGTTGGGCACGGTGTTCGTGCGGTTCTGTGAGGACAACGGGCTGATCCAGTGGCCGTTCATCGCGGGGCCGGGGGAGCGGTTGGTTGACGCGGAGGAGCGGCACGAGGCGTATTTCCGCGAGCACCCGCAGGACAACGACCGTGATTGGATCGTCGCGGCCTTCAATCACCTGTCGGAGGCGCACCCGACGGCGGCGGGGCTGTTCGACGCGCGGTTCAACCCGCTGTGGGAGATCACGCCGTCGTTCGAGGCGGCCACCGAGCTGTTGCAGTTCTGGCGGCGGCGCGGCGACGACGGTGAGATCCGCTACGACTTCACCGACCCCGAATGGGACACACGCTTCCTCGGTGACCTGTATCAGGATTTGTCCGAACACGCACGCAAGACGTATGCGCTGCTGCAGACGCCGGAGTTCGTGGAGGAGTTCATCCTCGACCTCACCCTCGAACCGGCCGTCGAGGAGTTCGGCCTGGCAGACCTGCGCACGATCGACCCGGCGTGCGGGTCGGGGCACTTCCTGCTTGGCCTTTTCCGCCGGATTCTGACCAAGTGGCGGGAGGTCGAGCCGGGCACGGATCAGTGGGAGCTGATCCAGCGCACACTCGCCTCGGTGCACGGCTGCGACAAGAACCCGTTCGCTGTTTCCATCGCCCGGTTCCGGATGCTCGTGGCGGTGCTGCGCGAGGCGAACGCGATGCGGCTGGACCAGGCCCCGCAGTTCCCGATCAACATCGCGGTGGGCGACTCGCTCATGCACGGCCGTGGCGCGCCCGGCATCCAGGGCGAGCTGTTCGCGCTGGACGAGCCGCACACCTACACCACCGAGGACGTCAACGAGTACGTGCGCTCCTGCGACCTGCTTGGTAAGGGCTCGTACCACGTGGTGGTGGGCAACCCGCCGTACATCACGGTCAAGGACAAGCAGGAGAACAAGAACTACCGCGACCGGTATGACGCGTGTTCGGGAACGTATGCGTTGTCGGTGCCGTTCGCGCAGCGGCTGTTCCAGCTCGCGATTCGTAGGGACGGATCTGAGCGCGACGCGGGGTACGTCGGCCAGATCACCGCGAACTCGTTCATGAAGCGTGAGTTCGGGAAGAAACTGATTGAGCAATTCTTCAAAACGGTCAACCTGACACACGTCATCGACACGTCGGGTGCGTACATCCCAGGGCACGGCACGCCGACGGTGATTCTGGTGGGGCGGAACCACAGCTACCGGCAGGATGAGCCGGTCCGGGCTGTGTTGGGTGTGCGTGGGGAGCCGAGCCAACCTGAAGATCCGTCGAAGGGGCTGGTGTGGTCGGCCATCGTCGAGCAACTGTGCGAACCTGGCAGTGAATCAGAGTGGGTTGCTGTTGATGATCTCGAAAGAGCTCGATTTTCTGTCTTCCCGTGGTCGTTAAGCGGCGGGGGTGCTGCTCCGCTTTTCGAGGACATTGATCAGCATCCGGTTAAACTCGGTGACCGAGTGAAAAGTATAGGTCGCACTACGGCTACCGGGGCAGACGATGTTTTTCTGTTACCCGAGCGAAAAGTGGCGGAGAGGCTGGGGTTCTCTGAAAGTGTGCGAACACTAATTGTTGGTGATTCTGTTCGTGACTTTCGCGTCTCAGGGGCTGTGTACGTTTACAGTCCTTATAGCGATTTTTCTAATGAGTCCGTTGTTGATGCGGACAGCTCGTTGGTTACGCATCTCCTTTGGCCGTTCCGGCATGTACTGAGTCGGCGCGTAATTTTTGGTAAAGGCCTCCAGGAGTCAGGGAGTCCCTGGTATGTTCACTTGGAGAACTACCCAAGTAAGTTGAAGGTGCGTTGCGGAATCGGGTTCGCCTTTGTTGCGACACATAATCATTTTGTTCTGGATCGCCAAGGTTTTCTATTTAATCGTACTGCGCCGGTGATCAAGTTGCCGGAGGAGGCTGGTGAGGACGAGCATCTGGAGTTGCTTGGGGTGCTCAACTCGTCCACGGCCTGCTTCTGGCTCAAGCAGGTGTGCCACAACAAGGGCAATGGTGCGGACAGCAAGGGGGCGCGTACGACGGCTGTACCGTGGGAGGACTTCTACGAGTTCACCGGCACCAAGCTTCAGGAGTTCCCCCTGCCTGCCGTACTGCCGTTGGACCTCGGCCGGGCACTGGATTCGCTGGCCCAGGACCTCGCCGCGCACGAGCCGTCGGCCGTCGCCGAGGCAAGCACGCCGACTCGCGCGCGGCTTGACGCCGCTCGCGCTGAGCACACGCGGATTCGGGGGCGGATGATCGCGCTTCAGGAGGAACTCGACTGGACCGTCTACCACTCCTACGGCCTGCTCGACGACGCCGAACGTGCCCGGCTCACCGCGCCCGACCTCGACACCGTGCCGGAAATCCGGCTCGGCGAGCGGGCGTTCGAGATCGTGCTCGCCCGCAAGATGGCCGCCGGAGAAGCGGAGACGGCGTGGTTCGAGCGGCACGGGTCCACGCCCGTCACCGAGATCCCCGCGCACTGGCCCGACTGGTACCGGCAAATCGTCCAAGCGCGCATCGACGTCATCGAAAAGCGCCGCGACATCGGCCTCATCGAGCGGCCCGAGTGCAAGCGGCGGTGGGCCTCCGAGACGTGGGAGCGCAAGGAAGCCGACGCGCTGCGCACGTGGCTGCTCGACCGGTGTGAGCGGCGAGACCTCTGGTTCGGGCTGCGTGACGGGTTCTCCCAGCCCCGCACGCTCACCGTCAACCAGCTCGCCGATCAGTTCCGTGACGACGCCGACATGCACGCCGTCGCCGCCCTCTACGCCAGCGACCACCTCGGCAAACCCGACCTGCCGCTCGCGCGCGTACTCGAAACGATCATCGCCGACCAGCACGTCCCCTACCTCGCCGCCCTGCGCTACAAGGACAGCGGCCTGCGCAAACGCGCCCAGTGGGAGCAGGTGTGGGAGAAGCAGCGGGAAGAAGACCGCACGGGCCAGCGGCTCGACATCCCCGTGCCTCCGAAATACACGTCCGCCGACTTCCGCAAAACCAGCTACTGGACCCACCGCGGCAAACTCGACGTCCCCAAGGAGAGGTTCATCTCCTACCCCGACGCCTCACCCGACGCCGACCCCAGCCTGCTGCTCGGCTGGGCCGGCTGGGACCACAAAGACCAAGCCCAAGCCCTGGTCAACCTCATCAACGACCGCACCGCCGACGCCGGGTGGGAAACCGAACGGCTCACCCCGCTCCTCGCCGGCCTGGCCGAAGTGATGCCCTGGGTGCGGCAATGGCACGGCGAATACGACGAGGAATGGGAAGGCGTCCCCGCCGA